One genomic segment of Sorex araneus isolate mSorAra2 chromosome X, mSorAra2.pri, whole genome shotgun sequence includes these proteins:
- the PRRG3 gene encoding transmembrane gamma-carboxyglutamic acid protein 3: MATFLKAKDANSVLKRVPRANEFLEELRQGTIERECMEEVCSYEEVKEVFEDKEKTMEFWKGYPNAVYSVRDPSQTSEAMYVVIPLLGVALLIVIALFIIWRCQLQKTTRHHPSYAQNRYLANRTGHNLPRVMVYRGNLHTSHGESSGHREVGSSSQGVSGPSRAMQSTVRLESSLYLPELSLSRLSSATPPPSYEEVTAPQESSSEEASISYSDPPPRYEEIVGASASPDK; this comes from the exons ATGGCAA CATTCCTGAAGGCCAAGGATGCCAATTCAGTCCTGAAGCGGGTCCCTCGTGCCAATGAATTCCTGGAGGAACTGCGCCAGGGCACCATTGAGCGCGAGTGCATGGAGGAGGTGTGCAGCTATGAGGAGGTCAAGGAGGTGTTCGAGGATAAGGAGAAAACG ATGGAGTTCTGGAAGGGGTACCCGAATGCAGTGTACTCGGTCCGAGACCCTTCGCAGACCTCAGAAGCCATGTATGTGGTGATACCCCTTCTGGGGGTGGCCTTGCTGATCGTCATCGCCCTGTTCATCATCTGGAGGTGCCAGCTGCAGAAAACGACTCGTCATCACCCGTCCTATGCTCAGAATCGGTACCTGGCCAATCGCACGGGCCACAACCTGCCCCGGGTCATGGTGTACCGGGGCAACCTGCACACGAGCCACGGGGAGTCCTCTGGGCACCGGGAGGTGGGAAGCAGCTCACAGGGGGTGTCGGGGCCCAGCCGGGCCATGCAGAGCACGGTGCGCCTGGAGAGTAGCCTGTACCTCCCTGAGCTCTCTCTGTCCAGGCTCTCcagtgccaccccacccccctcctacGAAGAGGTGACTGCACCCCAGGAGAGCAGCAGTGAGGAGGCCAGCATCTCTTACAGTGACCCGCCCCCCAGGTATGAGGAGATAGTGGGTGCCAGCGCCAGCCCAGACAAGTAG